A section of the Oryza sativa Japonica Group chromosome 1, ASM3414082v1 genome encodes:
- the LOC4327069 gene encoding protein RALF-like 33, producing the protein MAPPLLRGVPVLIALVVMAAVALLPAAAADDMGGVVASASGRRKMAAAAATCDGAVGECDVDDEEEVEEMALMGAAGAASGETLMRRSLAARRPTNRYVSYAALDANKVPCNKRGQSYYQNCASQKAANPYRRGCSAITRCARNTN; encoded by the coding sequence AtggcgccgcctctcctccgcgGCGTGCCCGTGCTGATCGCGCTCGTCgtcatggcggcggtggccttgctcccggccgcggccgccgacgacatgggcggcgtggtggcgtcggcgtcggggcggaggaagatggcggcggcggcggcgacgtgcgaCGGCGCCGTGGGGGAGTGCGAcgtggacgacgaggaggaggtggaggagatggcgctgatgggggcggcgggcgccgcctccgggGAGACGCTGATGCGGCGGTcgctggcggcgcggcggccgacgaACAGGTACGTGAGCTACGCGGCGCTGGACGCCAACAAGGTGCCGTGCAACAAGCGCGGCCAGTCCTACTACCAGAACTGCGCCTCGCAGAAGGCCGCCAACCCCTACCGCCGCGGCTGCTCTGCCATCACCCGATGCGCTCGCAATACCAACTGA
- the LOC107278329 gene encoding early nodulin-like protein 18, giving the protein MTRRVAGVAAAAAAVAAAVVVLAAASCCEARDFYVGGRDGWTTNPAEPYNRWAERNRFQVNDRLVFRYNKEDSVVVVSQGHYDGCNATDPLLRDAGGDSTFVFDSSGPFFFISGDPARCQAGERLIVVVLAVRGNATATPTTPSPPPPPTVPAAPTPRPSPPPPAAGTNGTARAPSPPVPAPAPAGSPPPPPPPPAGGNFTAPSPAGGMNFTAPAPGTNGTAAPPPRPSSAPSVRGGALLMLLVVATAGAMALV; this is encoded by the exons ATGACGCGGCGTGTCGCCGgcgtggctgcggcggcggcggccgtcgccgccgccgtcgtggttcttgcggcggcgagctgctgcGAGGCGCGCGACTTCTACGTGGGAGGGCGCGACGGGTGGACGACCAACCCCGCCGAGCCGTACAACCGGTGGGCGGAGCGCAACCGCTTCCAGGTCAACGACCGCCTCG TGTTTAGGTATAACAAGGAGGactcggtggtggtggtgagccaGGGCCACTACGACGGCTGCAACGCCACCGACCCGCTCCtccgcgacgccggcggcgactccACCTTCGTCTTCGACAGCTCCGGCCCCTTCTTCTTCATCAGCGGCGACCCCGCCCGCTGCCAGGCCGGCGAGcgcctcatcgtcgtcgtcctcgccgtccgcGGCAACGCAACCGCCACGCCTAccaccccctcgccgccgccgccgccaaccgttCCGGCGGCCCCCACCCCAcgcccgtctccgccgccgccggccgcgggaACGAACGGCACGGCGAgggcgccgtcgccacccgTTCCAGCACCGGCCCCTgcaggctcgccgccgccgccgccacctcctccggctGGGGGAAACTTCACGGCGCCGTCTCCGGCTGGAGGGATGAACttcacggcgccggcgccggggacgaacgggacggcggcgccgccgccgcggccgtcgtcggcgccaTCAGTGAGGGGTGGTGCCTTGCTGATGCTGCTCGTCGTCGCGACAGCCGGAGCAATGGCTCTCGTTTGA
- the LOC4327070 gene encoding protodermal factor 1 → MAAARMKNTTMGCAFLLAAFAMAAAFVPVAESRTTPVEKTTTTQAEDGVKKPDCVPAFDPRSFPGHGGTTTPTPIPGHHGGGGSSGTTPSHGGGPSGGALPSPSHGGAAPSHGGGYGASPPVTPSPGGGYGGGSPAPSHGGGAYGSSPSTPSGGGSSPTPSHGGGAYGGGGAPATPASHDGHGLIPTTPGTCDYWRSHPMEMWSALGRWPSSVGHFFGSGSGGAGTGMSIQDALANTRGDGAGELMREGAAALLNSMTRSGFPYTAEQVRDAFAAAAGGGSDGAAAAQAAAFKKANEGGRA, encoded by the exons atGGCGGCAGCAAGGATGAAGAACACCACCATGGGTTGCGCCTTCCTGCTCGCCGcgttcgccatggccgccgccttcgtcccCGTGGCCGAGTCCAGGACCACCCCCGTGGAGAAGACGACCACCACCCAAGCAG AGGATGGTGTCAAGAAGCCGGACTGCGTGCCGGCGTTCGACCCGCGCTCGTTCCCCGGCCACGGCGGCACCACGACTCCGACGCCGATCCCgggccaccacggcggcggcggctcatcCGGGACCACGCCgtcgcacggcggcggcccCTCCGGGGGCGCGTTGCCTTCCCCGtcccacggcggcgcggcgccgtccCACGGAGGAGGGTACGGGGCTTCCCCGCCGGTGACGCCCTCCCCtggcggcggctacggcggcggctccccggcGCCGTCCCACGGTGGCGGCGCCTACGGGAGCTCCCCTTCCACGCCTTCTGGCGGCGGCTCCTCCCCGACGCCGTCCCACGGTGGCGGcgcgtacggcggcggcggagctccggcgacACCGGCGTCGCACGACGGCCACGGCCTCATCCCCACCACCCCCGGGACATGCGA CTACTGGAGGTCGCATCCGATGGAGATGTGGTCGGCGCTGGGGCGGTGGCCGAGCTCGGTGGGCCACTTCttcggctccggctccggcggcgctgGAACGGGGATGAGCATCCAGGACGCGCTGGCCAACacccgcggcgacggcgccggcgagctgatgcgggagggcgccgccgcgctgctcaaCTCGATGACCCGCTCCGGCTTCCCCTACACGGCCGAGCAGGTGAGGGAcgcgttcgcggcggcggcggggggaggctccgacggcgccgccgcggcgcaggcggcggcgttcAAGAAGGCCAACGAGGGCGGCCGCGcgtag